From the Phragmitibacter flavus genome, the window TAGTGGATCTCACTGGAGACGGCGCGAACACCAAGCTTCTCGACAATGCCGTAAACGGCGGCTTCTGCGATGCCAGCGCTGCTTTCCGGCACCTCACTGCGTTGAATGCTTTCCTCGGATCCAGCACCCACCAAAATGACATTATTGTCGGAACCGGAGGCGGCGAGCACGCGCTTCATGCCGTCGTTGATGGCGACGGCGGCCATGACGAGCAAAACCACAAGGGCACTGCCACCCACGGTTTGAGCGAGCCGGCTTGGTGAGCGGAACAGATTCCGCACGGCATAGGTAAACGGAAGCATGGCTAACTGCGGAGGTTTTTGACAATGGATTGAGACATCGCCTGCCATGCGGGCCAAAGTGAAGCCGCGATGCCAAGCATGAGGGCGAAAGTGATGCCGGTGGCGATGACCGTGGCATCGGGTTGAATGGCCAGGGTTTGGCCTTCATTGCCAAAGGTAAAGCTCTGCCAGCGCAGGAAGGCAGCGGACAATCCGACTCCTGCAAGACCACCCATCAAGCCGAGGAATCCGCCTTCGCCAATGACGAGAGCCGCAATGGCTCTTCCGGGATAGCCGAGCGTGCGCAACACCGCGTTCTCCTTGACTCTGCCGCGAACAATGAGGAGCAGGGCATTGGCCACCAGTGCGGCCACGGCAAGCACGGCACCGACGCCGAGCCAGCGGGTGAATTCGATCAGCTCAATCAACTCAGACGCGGTTTCGGCAAAGAAGGCTTTTTCTGGCTTGGTGTCGGTGGGCTGTTGATCCGTCCGAAAGCGCTCGTCAATGGCTCTGGCCACCCGGTCGAGGTCGGCGGCGTTGTGAACGCGAACGTTAAATTGGGTGACGATTCCCAGCCCGGCGCGGGAGGCTTGTTGCAGGAATGGCAGCTTCACGTAACCGACATTGTTGTCTTGCGCGAAGGGAGATCGAATGACTCCTGACACCTGAACTTTGACGCCTGCTGCGTCGAATCGGTCTCCGGGTTTTAGGCCGCGTCGCATGGCAAAAACTTCGCCCAGCAAAGCGCCATCGTCGCGTTTGGCCCAATCGTCGAAGCCTCCAGAGATGACCGAGATTTCTGGTGCAAACTTGGTGAGCAGACCTTCCGGGACGCCTCGAAAGGTGATGACATCGAGAGACGCTCCGCAATTGTTGACCACAATCTGCACAGGGATGACTTCTCTCACGCCTTCAATGCGGCGGATTTCTTCGGCATAATGCTCAGGCAAACGGCTGGTGGAGGGACAAAAGCGGTTTTGACGATAGACAACAAGGGTGGTGTCGGCTGCGGTGGCCTCGGTGGCGACTGACAGCGAGCGTTGCATGGTTTCAACCGCAGTGAACAAGAACATCCCGGAAGCAACGCCGATCACCGTGAGCAAAGAACGGACGCGATGCCGCGTCAGCTGTTTCCAGGCAAGGTGGAGAAGATTGAGTAAAGCATTCATACGGTTTCCAACAGCCTCCCTTTTTCCAAGTGCAAGGTGCGCGACGCCGACTCCGCCGCGCGAGGATCATGGGTGACCATGACGATGGTTTTTCCGTGCTCTTTGGAGAGCTGTTGCAGCAGGTTGAGGATGTGGCTGGCCGATTCGCGATCAAGATCGCCCGTCGGTTCATCGGCGACCAGAAGAGGAGGATCAGCCACCAAAGCGCGGGCGATGGCAACCCGTTGTTCCTGTCCACCTGACAACTCCGAAGGCGTGTGATGCATGCGGTCTCCAAGGCCAACCAAGTCAAGCACCGAGGTGACTCGTTCGCGTCGTTCGGATCGCGACATGGGTGAAAGCAGCAGGGGCAGTTCAACGTTTTCGAAAGCGCTC encodes:
- a CDS encoding ABC transporter permease, with the translated sequence MNALLNLLHLAWKQLTRHRVRSLLTVIGVASGMFLFTAVETMQRSLSVATEATAADTTLVVYRQNRFCPSTSRLPEHYAEEIRRIEGVREVIPVQIVVNNCGASLDVITFRGVPEGLLTKFAPEISVISGGFDDWAKRDDGALLGEVFAMRRGLKPGDRFDAAGVKVQVSGVIRSPFAQDNNVGYVKLPFLQQASRAGLGIVTQFNVRVHNAADLDRVARAIDERFRTDQQPTDTKPEKAFFAETASELIELIEFTRWLGVGAVLAVAALVANALLLIVRGRVKENAVLRTLGYPGRAIAALVIGEGGFLGLMGGLAGVGLSAAFLRWQSFTFGNEGQTLAIQPDATVIATGITFALMLGIAASLWPAWQAMSQSIVKNLRS
- a CDS encoding ABC transporter ATP-binding protein; translation: MNDLMIYCQGVSKNYRKGKTVITPLEKLDLEVPRGEFLALMGPSGSGKTTLLNLLSGIDSPSEGSLVIAGVELAGLARRDLTKWRAKHVGYIFQLYHLVPVLSAFENVELPLLLSPMSRSERRERVTSVLDLVGLGDRMHHTPSELSGGQEQRVAIARALVADPPLLVADEPTGDLDRESASHILNLLQQLSKEHGKTIVMVTHDPRAAESASRTLHLEKGRLLETV